A genomic window from Candidatus Nitrosotenuis uzonensis includes:
- a CDS encoding LamG domain-containing protein: MDELIVDEATTDTNHEITTEPALLERQSLTPMDVDEQNETTLIIPEANLTEAVDSINEPVFLLPVNTTDSITTANATEANTPLPTNTVTPTSNSTTLKELTETLQITGNTPLPTNTVTPTSNSTTLKELTEDLSMIESTPDKSLGTVIVPDATRSWGSNSTEIGSQLFGQVAINQTGIVLEGGFIKYAGNNTNHTSNIAVAAWLKPDYSSDTSKFTIISKEKTFELTLNNILYPQHKAIFSVFDGIKWHQIQTNSEIGQNWTHIAATFNGTNISIYVNGTLSNTKKTTQSLTVDSTGTVQKVTPSVSSTDSDVAIGAALDGRKVDNSEGIFSGSLDYVEIYDSYLTPDQILKIYSKTLPSILSKLVIVPNIEKIELDPINLLNQTNINGTLNTNMTQFVSLPTLNQTNQITISAWVDPIYNQFSDEFTIVSMERSFSLSINNVIDPKRTAVFSVFDGIRWTDVYGTSKIENPSHIAAVVNGTRIFLYVNGELQASKILSSSFSMSNGKLDVAPAEMANTDSDIIIGAYMYTRKGELYMSNKFSGIIENAIIYNRSLSSEEIKQLYLSEIKNESKQLPLFTENILSFTDIVTLTLIPKVTTPTNYTQIISESLQITESTDNTSIINELSNISLNENLGMENVIGLTSTTEPSISSSNYLGLSDSIELVKNVLPSNNTIYDEMFGIADSLSIQKLSPQITADSIIFEERGKDYYKVEYENGTGQITFGLPEWILDPSTNKYVEHIVTETPNEIIYDSMQIPFVFDKADCSVRIYEKGKIDANSQLAIGKKYWKLMEAQAGSNQWIESQINKNSCNIQVFSNSTGFFINAIRENKDGTFITTYGKKVDQPLESFLYYTNKNPEKTNTKYGFVNELENIESDEADLGDEIITSKPEIAQKFADKARKQLKKLLNDMSNSEVKELRQNEKLSKKKPDMVTETIEFKKTGKASLAFDFSKASKEFSNINLENRNGKLKTTVEFLEIAQPLQNGETAFLDPTVVFSSGTFVQVQAPGTTTNGNPVCKTPATVSQPSQSRASITRTNNANGCYRTAVEYNISSIDSRAVITDVKTSFTTASFASTRTCEVRAIEIRPTSHTLGGTQSSPEPDAQILWDDIGNGTQYATGIVCAATSGGPIDLGSGADNNLQTAIDNGQTWFALGWKLDDEVRPTVNPSERGSLFSAITMTVTYNFKAKLSEKLGIKDSISFTKNISKQFSDKLGMRDLLLVNKHLIKTLTENLGITKTVISTKIQTANERLGIQDTITVKKTTINLNERLGILDANVGLTRQVTDLHLTERLGLTDSLVAGKAHSVSLLEKLGIRDAIKITRNIFLTEKLGFNSAITTQKFPGIEFNTQNGCTIISNGSTSKTLFAGTDYTDPQGEAFVRIVDTRQQGIGRTSGGGTQNADRVTAYISDPDFAGGSITFTRAGTTNDDRICWQIVDYQGSPTSANAIKVRQVGTVTHSASGLTVDTPTVSGVVDDNDIFVFITGQSSVHAGSTRWSSSLNTAEWLAASDTARFTRGISNSNANPLSYAIVEFTGSNWSVQRIQHGYTATSAQTVSISDVGSIERAFFQYQHRSAITSTGLDEAGSEVYFSATNQITFDLEDTASPASSITGVAWVVSNSQTGPDAMIVQHKSGTRSGAGSEEFTQNISISTVRSLSTTSIMGENTRSSGTGTGFPVGHIAFNLTSTNNVVLITSDSANTQNYRFQVVQWPIKPSKTFSVSLNEKLGITDTIIKTSTIFRTEKLGISDVITTPTRTQSLTESLGMKDTVFAAATRTQSLTESLGITDTVATSITQFQSLTESLGMKDTVFAAATRTQSLTESLGITDNTAKTASKSLTESLGITDNTAKTVTKSLTENLGMTDNAARTANNVKLLSERLGVFDVPDDQQQLAVLTKSLRERLGMSDTILFKGGAKIEARDLSNNLVPGASYTVYPNPTGGNTPLLIVDNVSNDNDSIPGRVTFDLVPFGTYNFTMTVIPSTYNVLGNSTIHEVHRTQINGTAVFRVSPQSTPLSTIAPTVITTAPSLNSTVYDKWTSTYSATIVNGTSTHVIDKVQDLPPIISVGKDATTLLNSAITKQASVKLSISFSSLSSGKTIQNTIGIQNYSVPESPEITSVIPSIVTAPSGTSPQFVMTPPMNKIIPGQTMILPVETDLMPSWGGLKQLSVQSKDGVIPTAAPGDWLVIESAPTVPSAVGTNGISNNVRLFVEVKYRHAEDGIGYDWSQTANHKTKPVLKVQVAKSSSLASDANGCPVLTGYMFDTTSNTWKTQGIQVGNAVSINTNTCELDLTVDHFSRFSLSAPSSGTTGPSGPGGSPGTPGGSTGSGGGSSGGGGAVGTAGTTGQGFGGRLIQPIIIYQITYDVCDTNMARIIIGVHGTEAPAPAVKIRTPQKEVYTATLAREQPYLEANKILQISRYVYEAPLDPNLNFFIVTAEQAEGRTAVSASYLANIYQCRETIIVNPMRDLDKEMISEPTVEAGRPNIFDIKFQVGGSKPVSAYEVNQYVEHDAKIKFSSILDSPTTIQRAELRVITAGDNYTDYAAVRMNVVPLQNITNTYIASAEIPSSFLQAPAIIYWIHVINEEQKIQTSDRYFLGVKPTYDLDARIELDTTPSKAQGTTYKPTAYIFNKSEKPLFGSVSLVIDGKIVYTSPEQLFNNGQSVVNLEWKVPNTQAESEYSVKAQINLYDMTIETAQATLRTFQETRTYSISEPVLVNSVVAAGEMVARVGLLYSSDVNPSLHYRVVSPDGTCVIGQSDSCMVNGSTAGNRGNSVSVELEGQVYRIRYSGQDNPLERFSITSIDPIVGNWSITLESDGGLVPEAHATEDIQVKAKYRATYTKLLTMTSE; this comes from the coding sequence ATGGATGAATTAATTGTTGACGAAGCAACAACAGATACTAACCATGAAATAACAACTGAGCCTGCCTTACTAGAAAGACAATCTCTTACTCCAATGGATGTGGATGAACAAAATGAAACGACATTGATTATACCTGAAGCCAATCTAACGGAAGCAGTAGATTCCATTAATGAACCTGTTTTTCTACTTCCAGTCAATACTACGGACTCAATTACTACTGCCAATGCCACAGAAGCAAATACCCCCCTTCCAACCAATACTGTCACCCCCACATCCAACTCGACCACCCTCAAGGAGCTAACCGAGACCCTTCAAATCACTGGAAATACCCCCCTTCCAACCAATACTGTCACCCCCACATCCAACTCGACCACCCTCAAGGAGCTAACCGAAGACCTATCTATGATAGAGTCAACTCCGGACAAATCACTAGGTACAGTGATAGTACCGGATGCTACCAGATCATGGGGCTCAAACTCTACTGAAATTGGCTCACAGCTATTTGGCCAAGTTGCAATAAATCAGACTGGAATCGTTCTTGAAGGCGGTTTTATCAAATACGCTGGAAACAACACAAACCATACATCAAACATTGCCGTTGCTGCCTGGCTCAAGCCGGATTATTCATCAGATACATCAAAATTCACTATAATATCAAAAGAGAAAACATTCGAATTAACCCTTAATAATATTTTATATCCTCAGCATAAAGCAATTTTCTCTGTATTTGACGGCATAAAATGGCACCAAATACAGACAAATTCGGAAATTGGTCAGAACTGGACACATATTGCAGCAACATTTAACGGTACAAATATCTCAATTTATGTAAACGGAACTCTGTCTAATACAAAAAAGACAACACAATCACTTACTGTCGATTCTACTGGAACAGTACAAAAAGTGACTCCAAGCGTATCTAGTACAGACTCTGATGTTGCAATAGGTGCAGCATTGGATGGAAGAAAGGTTGACAATTCTGAGGGTATATTTTCTGGAAGTCTTGACTATGTCGAAATTTATGATAGCTATCTAACACCTGACCAGATCCTCAAGATATACAGCAAGACGCTTCCCTCCATATTATCAAAACTCGTGATCGTTCCGAACATCGAGAAAATCGAGCTAGACCCAATCAACTTGCTCAATCAAACCAACATCAATGGCACGCTTAACACTAACATGACACAATTTGTATCGCTACCTACATTAAATCAGACAAACCAGATCACAATATCTGCATGGGTTGATCCAATATACAACCAATTCTCTGATGAATTTACTATTGTATCAATGGAAAGATCATTTTCATTGTCGATAAACAATGTTATCGATCCTAAACGTACTGCAGTATTTTCAGTATTTGACGGTATAAGATGGACTGATGTGTATGGTACAAGCAAAATAGAAAATCCATCTCATATTGCAGCTGTTGTAAATGGAACAAGAATATTCCTTTATGTTAATGGTGAATTGCAAGCAAGCAAGATACTCTCCAGCTCGTTTTCAATGTCAAATGGTAAACTGGATGTAGCTCCTGCGGAAATGGCAAACACTGACAGTGATATCATAATCGGCGCTTACATGTACACAAGAAAAGGGGAGTTATACATGTCCAACAAATTCTCTGGAATAATTGAGAATGCAATAATTTACAACCGCTCTCTATCTAGTGAGGAAATTAAGCAACTGTATCTATCAGAAATAAAAAATGAATCAAAACAGTTGCCCTTATTCACCGAAAACATACTCTCATTTACTGATATTGTAACACTGACTCTGATTCCAAAAGTAACGACACCGACAAATTACACGCAAATTATATCTGAATCACTACAAATTACAGAGTCTACAGATAATACGTCGATCATAAACGAACTCTCAAACATATCGCTTAATGAAAACCTTGGCATGGAAAATGTTATTGGCTTAACTTCAACTACCGAACCAAGCATATCTTCCAGTAACTATTTGGGTCTTTCAGATTCCATAGAATTGGTCAAAAACGTACTGCCTTCAAATAATACAATTTACGATGAAATGTTTGGAATTGCAGATAGCTTAAGCATTCAAAAATTATCTCCACAAATAACAGCTGACAGCATAATCTTTGAGGAAAGGGGAAAGGATTACTATAAGGTTGAATATGAAAATGGAACAGGACAGATCACATTCGGTCTCCCAGAATGGATACTAGATCCTTCAACAAACAAATACGTAGAGCACATAGTGACAGAAACTCCAAATGAAATAATCTATGATTCTATGCAAATTCCATTCGTATTTGACAAGGCAGACTGTTCAGTTCGTATTTACGAAAAAGGAAAGATTGATGCAAACTCACAGCTTGCAATAGGAAAGAAATACTGGAAACTAATGGAGGCTCAGGCAGGCTCTAACCAATGGATAGAATCGCAAATCAACAAAAATTCCTGCAACATTCAAGTATTCTCCAATTCCACTGGATTCTTCATTAATGCAATAAGAGAGAACAAAGATGGTACATTTATCACCACATATGGCAAAAAAGTCGACCAACCACTTGAATCCTTCCTGTATTATACTAACAAAAATCCAGAGAAGACAAACACAAAGTACGGATTTGTCAATGAACTTGAGAACATAGAATCAGATGAGGCAGATCTTGGTGATGAAATAATAACATCAAAGCCAGAAATTGCACAAAAGTTTGCAGACAAGGCAAGAAAGCAATTAAAGAAACTCCTCAACGACATGTCAAACTCTGAGGTAAAAGAACTAAGACAGAATGAAAAACTAAGCAAGAAAAAACCTGATATGGTAACCGAAACCATTGAATTTAAAAAGACCGGCAAGGCATCACTCGCATTTGATTTTTCCAAGGCATCCAAGGAATTCTCGAACATAAATCTTGAAAACAGAAATGGAAAGCTGAAAACCACGGTGGAATTCCTAGAAATCGCACAACCATTGCAAAATGGTGAGACTGCGTTTTTAGATCCAACAGTAGTATTCAGTAGTGGTACATTCGTTCAAGTGCAGGCTCCGGGTACAACTACAAATGGAAACCCAGTATGCAAAACTCCTGCAACAGTATCCCAACCATCACAGTCAAGGGCTTCCATTACAAGAACCAACAACGCTAACGGATGTTACAGAACTGCGGTAGAATACAATATCAGCTCAATTGACAGTAGAGCTGTAATCACTGACGTCAAAACTTCATTTACAACAGCATCATTTGCATCCACAAGAACTTGTGAAGTACGGGCAATTGAAATACGACCTACCTCGCATACACTTGGTGGAACACAATCATCTCCAGAACCAGATGCACAAATTCTATGGGATGATATTGGAAATGGCACACAATATGCCACTGGCATAGTATGTGCAGCAACATCGGGAGGACCCATAGATCTCGGCTCAGGCGCTGACAATAATCTGCAGACTGCAATCGATAATGGTCAGACATGGTTTGCGTTGGGATGGAAATTAGATGATGAGGTAAGACCAACAGTAAACCCATCCGAACGTGGATCATTATTCAGTGCAATTACAATGACAGTAACCTACAACTTTAAGGCAAAACTATCAGAAAAACTGGGAATTAAGGATTCTATCTCATTTACCAAGAACATAAGCAAACAATTCTCAGACAAGCTTGGAATGCGTGACTTATTACTTGTAAACAAGCATCTGATAAAAACACTCACAGAGAACCTGGGAATCACTAAAACCGTTATCTCAACTAAAATCCAAACCGCTAACGAAAGACTGGGCATACAAGACACAATCACTGTAAAGAAAACAACAATCAATCTCAACGAAAGACTTGGAATACTTGATGCTAATGTTGGACTGACAAGACAGGTTACCGATTTACATCTTACAGAAAGGTTAGGTCTTACCGATTCATTGGTAGCAGGTAAAGCTCATTCTGTATCACTTTTGGAAAAACTCGGAATTAGGGATGCAATTAAAATTACTAGGAATATATTTTTGACAGAAAAATTAGGATTTAACAGTGCAATTACAACACAAAAGTTCCCAGGAATTGAGTTTAACACGCAGAATGGATGTACAATCATAAGCAACGGAAGTACATCCAAGACGTTATTTGCAGGAACTGATTATACCGACCCGCAAGGAGAGGCATTTGTAAGAATCGTTGACACAAGACAGCAAGGAATCGGTAGAACATCTGGGGGTGGAACACAAAACGCAGACAGAGTAACTGCTTACATTAGTGATCCTGACTTTGCAGGAGGTTCTATTACGTTCACAAGAGCAGGTACTACAAATGATGATCGAATATGCTGGCAAATAGTTGATTATCAGGGAAGCCCAACAAGTGCAAACGCCATAAAAGTACGACAAGTGGGTACTGTCACACACAGTGCTTCCGGACTCACGGTAGATACACCAACCGTATCTGGAGTAGTAGATGATAATGACATCTTTGTTTTCATTACAGGACAAAGCAGCGTTCATGCTGGTTCAACCAGGTGGTCTTCATCACTAAACACTGCAGAATGGCTCGCAGCTTCTGATACTGCCAGATTTACAAGAGGGATTTCTAATAGCAACGCAAACCCCCTCAGCTACGCAATAGTAGAGTTCACTGGCAGTAATTGGTCTGTACAAAGAATACAACATGGATATACTGCAACAAGCGCTCAAACAGTTAGCATATCTGATGTCGGTTCCATAGAACGAGCATTCTTCCAATATCAACACAGATCTGCAATCACGTCGACTGGTCTTGATGAGGCAGGATCAGAAGTATACTTTAGTGCAACTAACCAAATTACATTTGATTTGGAGGATACTGCATCACCTGCCAGCTCCATAACAGGAGTTGCTTGGGTGGTATCAAACAGCCAAACCGGACCAGATGCAATGATTGTTCAACACAAAAGTGGTACTAGAAGCGGAGCTGGCTCTGAAGAATTTACTCAGAACATTTCAATAAGTACTGTTAGAAGCTTGAGCACAACATCTATCATGGGAGAAAATACACGTAGTTCAGGAACTGGAACCGGCTTTCCAGTTGGACATATAGCATTCAATTTAACTTCCACAAATAATGTTGTTCTTATTACTTCTGATAGTGCCAATACTCAAAATTACCGATTCCAAGTGGTACAGTGGCCAATAAAACCGTCAAAAACCTTCTCTGTTTCATTAAATGAAAAACTAGGCATTACGGATACTATCATCAAAACTTCTACAATCTTCCGTACTGAAAAACTTGGTATTTCAGACGTGATAACTACTCCAACCAGAACACAGTCACTCACAGAGTCCCTCGGAATGAAAGATACCGTATTTGCCGCAGCAACCAGAACACAGTCACTCACAGAATCCCTTGGAATCACTGACACCGTAGCTACATCTATTACACAATTCCAGTCACTCACAGAGTCCCTCGGAATGAAAGATACCGTATTTGCCGCAGCAACCAGAACACAGTCACTCACAGAATCCCTTGGAATCACTGACAACACAGCCAAGACCGCATCAAAGAGCCTCACCGAATCCCTGGGAATCACTGACAACACAGCCAAGACCGTCACCAAGTCACTGACAGAAAATCTAGGAATGACAGACAACGCTGCACGCACTGCTAATAATGTCAAGTTACTCAGCGAACGATTAGGTGTATTTGATGTGCCTGACGATCAGCAGCAACTTGCAGTTCTGACAAAATCATTACGTGAAAGATTGGGTATGAGTGATACCATCTTATTCAAGGGAGGAGCAAAGATAGAAGCACGAGATCTATCTAATAATCTAGTTCCGGGTGCATCCTATACTGTCTATCCAAACCCAACAGGAGGAAATACACCGTTACTAATAGTAGATAACGTATCAAATGACAACGACAGCATTCCAGGACGAGTCACATTTGATCTTGTTCCATTTGGTACATACAACTTTACCATGACCGTAATTCCGTCCACATACAACGTATTGGGCAATAGTACCATACATGAAGTACACAGAACCCAGATAAACGGAACTGCAGTGTTCAGAGTGTCTCCACAATCCACTCCTCTATCAACAATTGCACCAACTGTGATCACTACGGCACCATCACTGAATAGTACTGTCTATGACAAATGGACCAGTACCTATTCTGCAACCATCGTGAACGGAACATCTACACATGTAATTGACAAAGTGCAAGATCTACCACCAATAATATCCGTAGGAAAAGATGCCACAACATTGCTTAACAGTGCAATAACAAAACAAGCATCCGTAAAGCTGAGCATATCATTTTCATCACTATCTTCAGGCAAGACCATACAAAATACAATAGGAATACAGAATTACTCGGTCCCAGAATCTCCAGAGATAACTTCTGTTATCCCGAGCATAGTTACAGCTCCGTCTGGAACATCCCCACAGTTTGTCATGACACCACCCATGAACAAAATAATTCCAGGACAGACAATGATCTTACCCGTGGAAACAGATCTTATGCCTTCATGGGGAGGACTCAAACAGCTCAGCGTACAATCAAAAGATGGCGTAATCCCAACTGCAGCGCCTGGTGACTGGTTAGTAATAGAGAGTGCTCCAACAGTACCGTCCGCAGTAGGAACAAACGGAATATCTAACAATGTCAGGCTGTTTGTTGAGGTAAAATATCGTCATGCAGAAGATGGAATAGGATACGACTGGTCGCAGACAGCCAACCACAAAACAAAGCCAGTACTCAAAGTACAAGTGGCAAAATCTAGCTCACTTGCATCTGATGCTAATGGATGTCCAGTGTTGACAGGATACATGTTCGATACTACATCCAATACATGGAAGACGCAGGGAATCCAAGTAGGTAATGCAGTATCAATCAACACAAACACATGTGAGCTCGACCTGACCGTAGATCACTTTAGCAGATTCAGTCTATCTGCACCATCAAGTGGAACCACCGGCCCAAGTGGTCCTGGAGGCTCACCAGGCACTCCAGGCGGAAGCACTGGCAGCGGTGGTGGAAGCTCCGGTGGTGGAGGTGCTGTTGGAACGGCTGGAACCACCGGACAAGGATTTGGAGGAAGGCTGATCCAGCCTATCATCATATACCAAATCACATACGATGTCTGTGATACCAACATGGCAAGAATAATTATAGGAGTACACGGAACAGAAGCGCCAGCGCCAGCCGTAAAGATAAGAACACCACAAAAAGAAGTCTACACTGCAACACTTGCAAGAGAGCAGCCATATCTTGAGGCCAACAAGATATTGCAGATAAGCAGGTATGTCTATGAAGCGCCACTTGACCCGAATCTGAACTTCTTCATAGTCACAGCAGAGCAGGCAGAAGGAAGGACCGCAGTATCGGCCTCATATCTGGCAAACATCTACCAATGCAGAGAAACCATCATTGTTAATCCGATGAGAGACCTTGACAAGGAGATGATCTCAGAGCCAACTGTAGAGGCAGGCAGACCGAACATATTTGACATCAAGTTCCAAGTAGGCGGCAGCAAGCCCGTCAGTGCATACGAAGTAAACCAGTATGTGGAACATGATGCCAAGATCAAATTCAGCTCAATACTTGATAGCCCCACAACAATCCAAAGGGCAGAGCTAAGGGTTATCACCGCAGGAGACAACTATACTGACTATGCAGCAGTAAGAATGAACGTGGTACCTCTACAAAACATCACAAATACATACATTGCATCAGCTGAAATACCGTCTTCATTCCTGCAGGCCCCAGCCATCATATACTGGATTCATGTAATAAACGAGGAACAAAAGATACAGACCTCGGACAGATACTTCCTTGGTGTCAAGCCTACATATGACCTTGATGCAAGAATAGAGCTTGATACAACCCCAAGCAAGGCACAGGGAACCACCTACAAGCCTACAGCATACATATTCAACAAGAGTGAAAAGCCATTGTTCGGCTCAGTGTCTTTGGTAATCGATGGCAAGATTGTCTACACTTCACCAGAGCAACTCTTCAACAACGGACAATCCGTAGTTAATCTAGAATGGAAGGTACCTAACACACAAGCAGAATCAGAATATTCGGTTAAAGCCCAAATTAACCTGTATGATATGACAATCGAAACCGCCCAAGCAACACTAAGAACATTCCAAGAGACAAGAACATATTCCATATCAGAACCAGTACTGGTAAACTCTGTGGTGGCAGCAGGTGAGATGGTTGCAAGAGTGGGTTTGCTATACTCATCTGATGTCAATCCATCATTACATTATAGGGTAGTATCACCCGATGGTACATGCGTCATAGGTCAATCAGATTCCTGCATGGTCAACGGATCCACCGCAGGAAACAGAGGCAATTCTGTGAGCGTTGAGCTTGAGGGACAAGTCTACAGAATAAGATACTCTGGTCAGGACAATCCACTTGAGAGATTCTCAATCACATCAATTGACCCAATAGTTGGCAACTGGAGTATCACGCTTGAATCAGATGGAGGACTAGTACCAGAGGCACACGCAACGGAGGATATACAGGTAAAGGCAAAATACAGAGCAACATACACAAAACTCCTTACTATGACATCAGAATAG
- a CDS encoding glutamate racemase codes for MGKIVVFDSGFGSLSIIKSIQKHTKSDIIYFADQKNYPYGMKSPKKLETIIKSNISYLRKKFKPDLIVVGSNTPSLLFRKLFEDDDTLIGVLPPIQIAQTITKTNSIAILVTKSISQSLELNNYIKNNMSNQIKITIINTSSLVDLVESGKFIHDVKLCNDKIVSVLKQEFIANDIDVATLSSTHLPFLLSYMQQLFPNVIFLDPADDVAKQITSHKSFFPSPKNTLKIFSSANSIRFQKNLELIGIKETVHDLDLD; via the coding sequence ATGGGAAAAATAGTTGTATTTGATTCTGGTTTTGGTTCTCTATCAATAATAAAATCGATTCAAAAACATACCAAGTCCGATATCATCTATTTTGCTGATCAGAAAAATTATCCATATGGTATGAAATCTCCAAAAAAGCTTGAAACGATAATAAAAAGCAACATATCGTACTTGCGTAAAAAATTCAAACCCGATCTTATTGTTGTCGGCTCTAACACTCCATCTTTATTGTTTAGAAAATTATTTGAAGATGATGACACACTGATAGGTGTACTACCGCCCATACAAATTGCGCAAACTATTACAAAAACAAATTCAATCGCAATTCTTGTTACAAAATCAATTTCACAAAGTTTGGAATTGAATAATTATATCAAAAACAATATGTCCAATCAAATAAAAATTACAATAATTAATACAAGCTCTCTTGTTGATCTGGTTGAATCTGGAAAATTTATTCATGATGTAAAATTGTGTAATGATAAAATCGTTTCAGTTTTAAAACAAGAGTTTATTGCAAATGATATTGATGTTGCTACATTATCCAGCACACATCTGCCATTTTTGCTTTCATATATGCAACAATTATTTCCAAATGTAATATTTCTTGATCCTGCTGATGATGTAGCAAAACAAATTACAAGTCATAAGTCATTTTTTCCGTCTCCAAAAAATACTCTGAAAATATTTAGCTCAGCAAATTCAATTAGATTTCAAAAAAATTTGGAATTAATTGGAATAAAAGAAACTGTACATGATCTTGATCTAGATTGA
- a CDS encoding Snf7 family protein — protein MTSFEKNWARQDTASISEKLRDSVKPQGALKPRIQTAVNKLQLQISKMDSMLNKLHERDAQLFKRIVAAMQHHDTSASRVLSNELAEIRKVTKMLSNARMALEQVQLRLTTIHDLGDAMVAIGPAMSTMKGLRSSLGRFMPEADAELNAMTQTLGGLMMDSLAGDAFSMDSEISNEETDRILQEASAVAEQQIGERFPSVPSPSGLSSQSSSTTYE, from the coding sequence ATGACCAGCTTCGAGAAGAATTGGGCACGTCAAGATACTGCAAGCATATCAGAGAAACTTCGAGACTCTGTTAAGCCGCAAGGAGCATTGAAACCAAGAATTCAGACTGCAGTCAACAAACTGCAACTGCAAATTTCAAAAATGGATTCAATGCTAAACAAGCTGCACGAACGTGACGCTCAACTTTTTAAACGAATCGTAGCTGCAATGCAACACCACGACACAAGCGCAAGCAGAGTGTTGTCAAACGAACTAGCTGAAATACGCAAAGTAACAAAAATGCTAAGCAATGCAAGAATGGCATTAGAACAAGTACAACTACGTTTGACTACAATTCACGACTTGGGCGATGCAATGGTTGCAATCGGTCCAGCAATGTCCACCATGAAGGGACTAAGATCATCACTTGGCCGATTTATGCCAGAAGCAGATGCAGAACTAAATGCAATGACACAAACCCTAGGCGGTTTGATGATGGATTCACTTGCGGGGGACGCCTTCAGCATGGATTCAGAAATATCAAACGAGGAGACAGACAGGATATTGCAGGAAGCATCAGCGGTTGCAGAACAGCAAATTGGGGAAAGATTCCCATCCGTACCCTCTCCATCAGGACTTTCGTCCCAATCAAGTTCCACAACTTACGAATAA
- a CDS encoding uracil-DNA glycosylase has protein sequence MERSLEKLNDKVVKCKKCTRLHSYIKSVAKNKVKRFYDDKYWGKPLPSFGDPNAKLLIVGLAPAAHGGNRTGRMFTGDSSGDWLAKVLFDNGFANKPTSQNKNDGFTLIDAYITAAVRCAPPDNKPTRNEIMTCADYLKQELALLQDVKVIVCLGKIAFDAVKRLCGVKYQNFSHGHRFFHNGIVIVASYHPSRQNTQTGKLIWSQWNKIFLDVRALLAK, from the coding sequence ATGGAACGATCACTTGAAAAACTAAACGACAAAGTGGTTAAATGTAAAAAATGTACTCGATTACACTCTTACATAAAGTCAGTAGCTAAAAATAAAGTAAAGCGATTTTATGATGACAAATACTGGGGCAAACCACTACCCAGCTTTGGAGATCCTAATGCAAAGTTACTGATCGTGGGTCTGGCACCAGCTGCACATGGGGGTAATAGGACAGGTAGAATGTTTACAGGAGACAGTTCTGGCGATTGGCTTGCAAAGGTTTTGTTTGATAATGGATTTGCAAACAAACCTACAAGTCAGAATAAAAACGATGGATTTACTCTCATTGATGCGTATATTACGGCAGCAGTACGATGTGCGCCTCCTGACAACAAGCCTACTAGGAATGAAATTATGACCTGTGCCGATTATCTAAAGCAGGAGTTGGCCTTGTTACAAGATGTTAAAGTGATAGTTTGTCTTGGCAAAATTGCATTTGATGCAGTAAAACGCTTATGTGGTGTCAAGTACCAAAACTTTTCTCATGGCCACAGGTTTTTCCATAACGGTATTGTGATTGTTGCAAGTTATCACCCGAGTAGACAGAATACCCAAACAGGCAAGTTAATTTGGAGTCAATGGAACAAGATCTTTCTTGATGTAAGGGCACTTTTGGCCAAATAA